A single window of Pyrus communis chromosome 10, drPyrComm1.1, whole genome shotgun sequence DNA harbors:
- the LOC137748125 gene encoding F-box protein At5g03970-like produces the protein MSVINQGRRANKLVGNKNSILYMDLKDIIRNHALQFLPAKSLFRFTGVCRDWKLDITTPFFAHKQSNSFRDISGFFFQSGTAPPSFISLDPKAYGVPDPSLSFLPEPVEIRSSSNGLLCCQAHDGSKAYYICNPVTRKWKKLPKPNADHGSNPAIVLIFEPSLLNFVAEYKLICVFPSVDFDNGYEFEIYSSRDETWRVSGEIYFGHQHLVPRTGVHVNDIVYWVLDYQILVFDLTMERAQQLSGNFYGTGGVGALGLMDGKLCMTTPSHTGLTVKVLANAYTNTMGMHSIARAWETKHQISLSPPPFRASDYNPRMTSNILFAGGNVVLYRSGGNLHTYDLKTKETQCLGDELDQNARIVSHVNSLVEI, from the coding sequence ATGAGCGTGATAAATCAAGGAAGGAGAGCAAATAAGTTGGTAGGAAACAAAAACAGTATTTTATACATGGACCTCAAGGACATCATTAGGAACCATGCCCTCCAGTTTCTACCTGCTAAATCACTTTTCAGGTTCACTGGAGTTTGTAGGGACTGGAAGCTCGATATCACAACTCCTTTCTTTGCCCACAAGCAGTCAAATAGCTTTCGTGATATCTCGGGCTTCTTTTTTCAATCCGGAACAGCCCCACCTTCATTCATATCTCTTGACCCCAAGGCGTATGGTGTTCCAGATCCATCTTTGAGCTTCTTGCCTGAGCCGGTTGAGATAAGGAGTTCTTCCAATGGATTACTTTGCTGCCAGGCTCATGATGGCTCTAAGGCTTACTACATTTGCAATCCTGTTACTAGGAAGTGGAAAAAACTTCCCAAGCCAAATGCGGATCACGGATCTAACCCTGCTATTGTTCTCATCTTTGAACCATCTTTGCTCAATTTTGTGGCCGAGTACAAGCTCATATGTGTTTTTCCATCTGTTGATTTTGACAATGGGTATGAGTTTGAGATTTATTCCTCCAGGGATGAGACCTGGAGAGTTTCTGGTGAGATTTACTTTGGCCATCAACATCTCGTGCCAAGAACTGGTGTTCATGTGAACGACATAGTTTATTGGGTATTGGATTATCAGATTCTTGTTTTTGACCTCACGATGGAGCGCGCACAGCAACTTTCTGGCAATTTTTATGGAACTGGAGGAGTTGGGGCCCTGGGTCTGATGGATGGAAAGCTTTGTATGACAACGCCTAGTCATACGGGACTAACTGTGAAAGTGTTGGCTAACGCCTACACGAACACTATGGGGATGCACAGCATTGCCAGGGCATGGGAAACCAAACATCAGATCAGTCTTTCACCTCCACCGTTCAGGGCATCGGATTATAACCCTCGAATGACCAGTAATATATTGTTTGCCGGTGGAAATGTGGTTTTGTACCGGAGTGGCGGAAATTTGCACACGTATGACCTGAAGACTAAAGAAACTCAATGTTTGGGTGATGAGCTTGATCAGAATGCGAGGATTGTTTCTCATGTGAATAGTCTTGTGGAGATCTAG
- the LOC137747246 gene encoding F-box protein At5g03970-like, whose protein sequence is MDNDKDVGSDSDSYVIVSIANSVCSDSESVADSDSENYEIVSPKNNVATDSGEDLFDGSTQQSKNVEKDGYVWSDFDCGEGTDSEEVLSDESEQHLKKVDIDSYLSTDSEKELSDGFRRRLKIMDNHHYMDTVLTGKQLKMRHCSCEFHTYPCKRIGPAHDCSKLSHDERLYKRMDIGDVAMENVLPFLPAKMLCRLRTVSKQWDKWISSPFFSHKQTYYFRKISGLFCQSPGCNPYFLPLDNDSYGVPRSYLNFMPEPVTARATCNGLVCCQSRDEEDTYYICNPVNRQFRKLPNSVLYHGSESYPALAFEPSVLGFEVHFQLVCAFSVPGHLGVYFDIYSSRSSNWELSETVCYELEATKLEGNTLFLKGVLFWETLTGVILAFDLKAMQYSILSLPFSTGPRGVISQMNGELCYILPRDELGLYSVEVYGNMDMSLKWKIILFGQSFSSYMYTFRVLACVNDDLMILLVGQRVIAYHVKVPEEKVLKRIDYGLAAGNERYLPYVNSLVQI, encoded by the exons ATGGATAACGATAAAGATGTTGGCAGCGACTCTGACTCTTATGTCATTGTGAGCATTGCCAATTCTGTGTGCAGTGATTCTGAAAGTGTTGCGGATAGTGATTCTGAAAATTACGAAATTGTGAGTCCTAAAAACAATGTGGCTACTGATTCCGGAGAAGATCTATTCGATGGAAGCACACAACAGTCGAAGAATGTGGAAAAGGACGGTTATGTGTGGTCTGACTTTGATTGTGGTGAGGGCACTGATTCTGAAGAAGTTCTATCTGATGAAAGCGAACAACATTTGAAGAAAGTGGATATTGATAGTTATCTGAGTACCGATTCTGAAAAAGAACTATCTGATGGATTCAGAAGACGGTTGAAGATTATGGATAATCACCATTACATGGATACTGTACTCACTGGGAAACAGTTGAAGATGAGGCACTGTTCTTGTGAG TTTCACACATATCCATGTAAAAGAATCGGTCCTGCCCATGACTGTTCTAAACTTTCCCATGATGAAAGGCTTTATAAGAGAATGGACATAGGTGATGTTGCAATGGAGAATGTTCTTCCTTTCCTCCCTGCAAAAATGCTGTGCAGGTTGAGAACTGTTAGCAAACAGTGGGATAAGTGGATTTCTAGTCCTTTCTTCAGTCATAAGCAAACTTACTACTTCAGGAAAATCTCTGGTCTTTTTTGTCAATCCCCTGGTTGCAACCCTTACTTCCTTCCACTTGATAATGATTCTTACGGTGTTCCTAGATCTTACCTTAACTTCATGCCTGAACCAGTTACTGCAAGGGCCACTTGCAATGGTCTGGTCTGCTGTCAGAGCAGAGACGAAGAAGATACCTACTACATTTGCAACCCTGTGAACAGGCAATTTAGAAAGCTTCCCAATTCAGTTTTGTATCATGGATCTGAGTCTTATCCGGCACTAGCCTTTGAGCCTTCTGTGCTTGGCTTTGAAGTGCATTTTCAACTTGTCTGTGCCTTCTCTGTACCCGGTCATTTGGGTGTCTATTTTGATATATACTCTTCAAGGTCAAGCAATTGGGAACTCTCCGAGACAGTATGCTATGAGCTGGAGGCTACAAAGTTGGAAGGTAATACCCTCTTTCTGAAGGGTGTACTCTTTTGGGAAACTTTAACGGGTGTCATTCTGGCTTTTGACTTGAAGGCGATGCAATATAGTATTCTGTCACTCCCCTTCAGCACCGGACCACGCGGTGTTATTTCACAGATGAATGGAGAGCTGTGTTACATTCTGCCTCGTGATGAACTCGGTCTGTACTCCGTGGAGGTCTATGGTAACATGGACATGAGCCTGAAGTGGAAGATTATTCTCTTTGGCCAGAGTTTCTCCTCTTATATGTACACATTTCGGGTATTGGCTTGTGTGAATGATGATCTGATGATACTTCTTGTTGGACAGAGGGTGATTGCGTATCACGTGAAAGTCCCGGAGGAAAAAGTATTGAAAAGAATTGATTACGGGCTTGCTGCTGGAAATGAAAGGTATCTTCCATATGTGAACAGCCTTGTGCAGATCTAG
- the LOC137748830 gene encoding proline-rich receptor-like protein kinase PERK4 encodes MSSDSEPSPDSSSSSPPAPDSSKSSPSGPSPKESPEDSSSAPPPSSTPASSPPPSSPPPSSSPPPKDSSSSSSPPPKDSSSSSSPPPKDSSSSSSPPPPKQGSQSPPAPKEATPSPPHAKESPGKATPAQQTPAADAENETLSAPPHPGRSRTSPSGALTPPRASSSSSKSSSDDDDTSSSSNKGRAAGVAIGAAVIIIVLLVVCVVCIRKRRRKRRDMQYYGDAPKAGGGYYNTQQQSWHDMNNPQGDHVMRLNNQPPGGGAWASTPPQMPMSGEVSANYSAPPLPPPSPSMALGFNKSTFTYDELAAATNGFDQANLLGQGGFGYVHKGVLPNGTIIAVKSLKSGSGQGEREFAAEVEIISRVHHRHLVSLVGYCIVGEQRMLVYEFVPNKTMEYHLHGKGLPPMDWPTRLRIAVGSAKGLAYLHEDCHPKIIHRDIKSANILIDNNFEAMVADFGLAKLSSDNNTHVSTRVMGTFGYLAPEYASSGKLTEKSDVFSFGVMLLELITGKKPVDPSNAMDDSLVDWARPLLTRALEDNNYAELVDIRLDNNYNPNEMARMVACAAASIRHSARKRAKMSQIVRALEGDVSLDDLNEGTKPGKSSMFNASGGSSDYDTQAYNADMKKFRKLALSSQEFGSSEFGTSSNDSREMSTPKK; translated from the exons ATGTCTTCTGATAGTGAGCCATCCCCGgactcttcatcttcttcaccaCCTGCGCCGGACTCGTCCAAGTCATCTCCATCTGGTCCATCTCCAAAGGAATCCCCAGAGGACTCATCTTCGGCGCCACCACCATCCTCGACGCCGGCATCATCACCACCACCGTCCTCGCCGCCTCCATCATCATCCCCGCCTCCAAAGGACTCGTCTTCATCGTCATCGCCGCCTCCCAAGGACTCGTCTTCATCATCATCGCCACCTCCCAAGGACTCGTCTTCATCATCATCGCCACCTCCGCCCAAGCAGGGCTCCCAGTCTCCACCTGCACCAAAAGAGGCGACCCCATCTCCACCTCATGCTAAGGAATCGCCGGGGAAGGCAACACCGGCACAACAGACACCAGCGGCTGATGCTGAAAATGAGACTTTGAGTGCGCCTCCTCATCCAGGGCGTTCTCGGACTTCTCCCTCAGGTGCACTCACGCCACCACGTGCTAGTAGTTCCTCATCAAAAAGTAGTTCTGATGATGACGAcacatcatcatcttcaaataAAGGCAGGGCGGCGGGAGTTGCAATTGGGGCAGCTGTAATTATAATTGTCTTGCTCGTCGTTTGTGTGGTTTGCATcaggaagagaaggagaaagcgACGTGATATGCAGTACTATGGAGATGCTCCTAAAG CTGGTGGTGGCTATTACAACACACAACAACAAAGTTGGCACGATATGAATAATCCACAAGGAGACCATGTGATGAGGCTAAACAACCAACCACCTGGTGGTGGTGCTTGGGCTTCAACACCTCCTCAAATGCCGATGAGCGGTGAAGTGAGCGCCAATTACTCAGCACCCCCATTACCACCTCCCTCACCATCAATGGCACTTGGTTTCAACAAGAGCACATTCACATATGATGAGCTAGCAGCCGCTACTAATGGGTTTGATCAGGCTAATTTGTTGGGTCAGGGCGGGTTCGGGTATGTGCACAAAGGTGTTTTGCCTAATGGAACAATAATTGCAGTGAAAAGTCTCAAGTCTGGCAGTGGGCAAGGAGAAAGAGAATTCGCAGCGGAGGTAGAGATCATTAGTCGCGTTCATCATCGACATCTTGTGTCACTGGTTGGATATTGTATTGTTGGTGAGCAGAGAATGCTGGTCTATGAATTTGTTCCCAACAAAACCATGGAATATCACTTGCATG GAAAGGGTCTACCACCTATGGATTGGCCAACTAGACTTCGGATTGCAGTTGGGTCTGCCAAAGGGCTTGCATACCTTCATGAAGATT GCCACCCGAAAATCATCCATCGTGATATCAAATCTGCTAACATTCTCATTGATAACAACTTTGAAGCCATG GTTGCAGATTTTGGGTTGGCCAAGCTGTCCTCTGACAATAACACCCACGTATCGACACGAGTCATGGGAACTTTCGG GTATTTAGCTCCAGAATACGCATCAAGTGGAAAATTGACAGAAAAGTCTGATGTTTTCTCATTTGGGGTCATGCTCCtggaactcataactggaaagAAACCAGTGGATCCTTCAAATGCAATGGACGACAGCTTGGTTGACTGG GCCCGACCACTTCTCACTCGTGCATTAGAGGATAATAATTACGCGGAGCTAGTAGATATCCGTTTGGACAATAACTACAACCCCAATGAGATGGCCCGGATGGTCGCGTGCGCGGCTGCAAGTATCCGTCACTCTGCTAGAAAGCGCGCAAAGATGAGCCAG ATAGTACGTGCACTAGAAGGAGATGTATCGCTGGATGATCTAAATGAAGGGACAAAACCCGGGAAGAGCTCTATGTTCAACGCCAGTGGAGGAAGCTCGGACTACGATACGCAGGCGTACAATGCTGACATGAAGAAGTTCAGAAAGTTAGCCCTTTCAAGCCAGGAATTTGGGAGCAGTGAATTCGGGACTTCAAGTAATGACTCCAGAGAAATGAGTACACCCAAGAAATGA
- the LOC137748182 gene encoding acidic leucine-rich nuclear phosphoprotein 32-related protein-like, whose amino-acid sequence MDEIWERAVETALEGQTDHAAARALTLDGAVKCVQGRLPPPSLLEKFQNLQHLSIANVGVSSLEQFPRLENLQKLILSDNRIAGGLEFLVEAGLDSLRDLDLSNNRIQQVEDLAPLAQLRLVSLDLYECPVTHVKDYRSRVFGLIKSLKYLDKMDADENERPESDDEEEEEEDEEDDPGSGEIDGEERPFEMTNGHSEAVEGVVDADEDEESDADEEETVTAGRVNGTNHPAENGFRFAAAAEDGDEDEEEPDEDDENDSGEEIDEDGEDDDVVEVHEIEDSDDEEDGVEYDEDDDDDDDDEDDEEEEVDNDEGDLAEPESTGRLTSTEGEIDGHEQGEDDDADEDDNGETGEEEQLVEEGGEFEEEDGDEEEEDCGAGYLVQPVAQAEEEDAGGSDMDPGNDQGDGEEEEVEDEEDEVQVLPPSSSSQPKRKRGGDADSDDNGEDDEEDDDVVEYSKSSKKHR is encoded by the exons ATGGACGAGATCTGGGAGCGAGCCGTTGAGACAGCGCTAGAGGGCCAGACCGACCACGCCGCGGCTCGAGCCCTAACCCTAGACGGCGCTGTTAAGTGCGTCCAGGGTCGCCTGCCCCCGCCGAGCCTTCTAGAGAAGTTCCAGAACCTTCAACACCTCTCGATCGCAAACGTCGGTGTTTCGTCCCTGGAGCAGTTCCCGAGGCTTGAAAATCTCCAGAAGCTCATCCTCTCCGATAACAGAATCGCCGGAGGCCTTGAATTCCTCGTTGAAGCCGGACTCGACTCGTTGAGGGACCTCGACCTCTCGAACAATCGGATTCAGCAGGTCGAAGATCTTGCACCCCTCGCTCAGCTGAGGCTCGTCTCGCTTGATCTGTATGAGTGTCCGGTCACGCACGTCAAGGATTATCGATCTAGGGTTTTTGGATTGATTAAATCGTTGAAGTATTTGGATAAGATGGACGCGGATGAGAACGAGAGGCCGGAATCTGAcgacgaggaggaggaggaagaggacgaGGAGGATGATCCTGGGAGTGGTGAAATCGACGGTGAGGAGCGGCCGTTTGAGATGACCAATGGGCATAGTGAGGCGGTTGAGGGAGTTGTGGATGCTGATGAGGATGAAGAGAGTGATGCGGATGAGGAGGAGACGGTGACTGCAGGCAGAGTGAACGGAACAAATCACCCGGCCGAGAATGGGTTTCGATTTGCTGCGGCTGCGGAAGATGGcgatgaggatgaggaggagCCCGATGAGGATGATGAGAATGATTCTGGTGAGGAAATCGATGAGGATGGTGAGGATGACGATGTGGTGGAAGTTCATGAGATTGAGGATAGTGATGATGAGGAAGATGGGGTTGAGtatgatgaggatgatgatgacgacgacGATGATGAAGATGACGAGGAAGAGGAGGTGGACAATGATGAAGGGGATTTGGCAGAGCCGGAAAGTACAGGGCGGTTGACGAGCACGGAGGGAGAGATTGATGGGCATGAACAAGGGGAGGATGATGATGCAGATGAAGATGATAACGGAGAGACCGGGGAGGAAGAGCAGTTAGTAGAGGAAGGTGGAGAGTTTGAGGAGGAGGATGGTGATGAGGAG GAAGAGGACTGTGGTGCAGGTTACTTGGTTCAACCAGTAGCACAAGCTGAGGAAGAAGATGCTGGCGGCAGTGACATGGACCCCGGAAATGACCAAGGAGATGGTGAAGAGGAAGAAgtggaagatgaagaagatgaagttcAGGTGCTACCGCCCTCCTCATCATCCCAACCTAAGCGCAAGAGAGGCGGAGATGCAGATTCAGATGACAATGGAGAGGACGACGAGGAAGATGACGATGTGGTTGAGTACAGCAAGTCTTCGAAGAAGCATCGTTGA
- the LOC137748658 gene encoding uncharacterized protein, with protein MLLICPASPSLFPNPLHNFNAKHKTTRFQPPVKISAKAKQTSDDSTTSIAEIAAIAGGLVSTPVIGWSLYTLKTTGCGLPPGPGGSIGALEGVSYLAVLGIVGWSLYTKTKTGSGLPNGPFGLLGAVEGLSYLSLLSILVVFGLQFFQNGSIPGPLPSDQCFG; from the coding sequence ATGTTGCTAATTTGTCCAGCATCCCCCTCACTATTCCCAAACCCACTTCACAATTTCAATGccaaacacaaaacaaccagATTCCAACCCCCAGTGAAAATCTCAGCCAAGGCAAAACAAACCAGCGACGACAGCACCACCAGCATTGCGGAGATAGCAGCCATCGCTGGAGGCTTGGTTTCCACCCCAGTGATTGGCTGGTCCCTCTACACTCTCAAAACAACCGGGTGCGGCCTGCCACCCGGACCCGGAGGTTCAATCGGTGCACTCGAAGGGGTTAGCTATTTGGCCGTCCTGGGAATTGTGGGTTGGTCCTTGtacaccaaaaccaaaaccggGTCCGGTCTGCCCAACGGACCGTTTGGACTGTTGGGTGCTGTTGAAGGTCTGTCTTACTTGTCATTGCTCTCCATTTTGGTGGTGTTTGGGTTGCAGTTTTTTCAGAATGGCTCCATTCCTGGTCCTCTTCCAAGTGATCAGTGCTTTGGTTAA
- the LOC137749045 gene encoding putative F-box protein At2g02030, which translates to MAISEGSEEFTIIDKCNSDYSEEEKLFDDCGQEEYMRDLSPDHLVKVEDGCGYDAFHGYRNKRIAPVIEIWEYPGHKRFKRTMEIKDVVTEHALELLPAKTLSRFRAVSKEWNELITSPFFMHKQAYRFRDISGLFCQLPGDRPFFVSLNRDAYGVPSPSLSFLPEPVTVRTGCNGLLCCQSCDGENTYYICNPANRKWSALPKSNFYHGPEPALALAFEPSVLNFAEHFQLVCAFSLTDHPVICFEIYSSRSSSWRLADTECCELDALKLNGDGLFLKGVAFWETSAGAVLAFDLNDEHYGILSLPPNSGPHGVLTEMNGELCYLLPRKDENEYTLDIYGDMDMGLKHSIALGREFFNNFNKELRALACVNNDVVIFDFGKGLYAYNRKTGKAEILRSGDGTDVGYVRYLPYVNNLVHVRPSYKSSILAVDPSAKLAS; encoded by the exons ATGGCGATTTCTGAGGGAAGTGAGGAGTTTACCATCATTGATAAATGCAATTCTGATTATTCTGAGGAAGAAAAACTTTTCGATGACTGCGGACAAGAAGAATATATGCGTGATCTATCTCCGGATCATTTGGTGAAAGTTGAGGATGGCTGTGGATACGATGCG TTTCACGGATATCGCAACAAAAGGATTGCTCCTGTAATTGAAATTTGGGAATATCCGGGACACAAAAGGTTCAAGCGTACCATGGAGATCAAAGATGTTGTTACAGAGCATGCTCTTGAATTGCTCCCTGCAAAAACACTCTCCCGGTTCAGAGCTGTTAGCAAAGAGTGGAATGAGCTGATTACCAGCCCTTTCTTCATGCATAAGCAAGCCTACCGCTTCCGGGACATCTCTGGCCTCTTTTGTCAACTCCCTGGCGACAGGCCTTTCTTTGTATCTCTTAATCGTGATGCTTATGGCGTTCCCAGTCCTTCCCTCAGCTTCTTGCCTGAACCGGTTACTGTCAGAACCGGCTGCAATGGTCTGCTTTGCTGCCAAAGCTGTGATGGAGAGAACACCTACTACATTTGCAATCCTGCTAACAGGAAGTGGAGTGCGCTGCCCAAGTCGAACTTCTATCATGGCCCTGAACCTGCCCTAGCTCTAGCCTTTGAGCCTTCTGTGCTTAATTTTGCAGAACATTTCCAACTTGTTTGCGCCTTCTCTCTAACTGATCATCCGGTTATCTGTTTCGAGATCTACTCTTCAAGGTCATCCTCATGGAGACTTGCTGACACAGAATGCTGTGAGTTGGATGCTCTGAAGTTGAATGGTGACGGGCTCTTTCTGAAGGGTGTTGCCTTTTGGGAAACTTCTGCTGGAGCTGTTTTGGCTTTTGACTTGAATGACGAGCATTATGGTATTCTGTCGCTTCCTCCCAACAGCGGACCACACGGTGTATTGACAGAGATGAATGGTGAGCTGTGCTACCTTCTGCCTCGCAAAGATGAGAATGAATACACCCTGGACATCTATGGTGACATGGACATGGGTCTGAAACATAGTATTGCTCTTGGTCGTGAgtttttcaacaattttaacAAGGAGTTGAGGGCGTTGGCATGCGTGAACAATGACGTGGTGATATTTGATTTTGGAAAGGGACTCTATGCTTATAATCGGAAGACAGGGAAGGCTGAAATTCTAAGAAGTGGCGACGGGACTGATGTTGGATATGTAAGGTATCTTCCTTATGTCAACAACCTCGTGCACGTTCGCCCTTCGTACAAGAGCAGTATACTTGCTGTGGATCCTTCTGCTAAGCTAGCTAGCTAG